From one Anopheles bellator chromosome 1, idAnoBellAS_SP24_06.2, whole genome shotgun sequence genomic stretch:
- the LOC131216811 gene encoding uncharacterized protein LOC131216811, with translation MEQRWICYLAQLVTILLLPAYGPQLVGSSARAHTLWSDGPGAGSGGTEKCSSSGTLKYLSGDALIDSPNCIGPNNAPYPAGMVARTFSNWAPGGSSRRGRMSQLPTLDPKLTQRALLQAYGDANEAASIESARTRYSRSLDSTQCRDTPSRLCKTRYNTTAPMYGVSLTSGQPVTIVQKFPDLLQQVVFEVCESSECDVVRGECTQTYVPYLFLVIPLGPVTLTGQDYVLVESGCVCKPKYATDKPREAGGNFIP, from the exons CTCGTGACAATTCTGCTTCTGCCCGCGTACGGTCCACAGTTGGTTGGCTCATCGGCCCGTGCACACACGCTCTGGTCGGACGGTCCGGgcgctggttccggtggcacaGAGAAATGTTCCAGCAGCGGTACCCTAAAGTACCTGTCCGGTGATGCACTCATCGACAGTCCGAACTGCATCGGACCGAACAACGCACCGTATCCGGCGGGCATGGTGGCGCGCACCTTCTCGAACTGGGCCCCGGGAGGTTCGTCTCGGCGCGGTCGCATGAGCCAGCTGCCGACGCTCGATCCGAAGCTCACCCAGCGGGCCCTGCTGCAGGCGTACGGTGACGCAAATGAGGCCGCTTCGATCGAGAGCGCCCGGACACGATACA GTCGCTCGTTGGACAGCACCCAGTGCCGGGATACACCGTCGCGCCTCTGCAAGACTCGCTACAACACCACGGCCCCGATGTACGGCGTCAGTCTCActtccggccagccggtcaCGATCGTGCAGAAGTTCCCCGATCTGCTGCAGCAAGTTGTCTTCGAAGTGTGCGA GTCATCGGAGTGCGACGTAGTCCGGGGTGAGTGCACGCAAACGTACGTTCCGTACCTATTCCTGGTGATCCCGCTCGGGCCCGTCACGCTGACCGGCCAGGACTACGTGCTGGTGGAGAGTGGTTGCGTCTGCAAGCCGAAATACGCCACCGACAAGCCCCGGGAAGCGGGCGGTAACTTCATTCCGTAA
- the LOC131207112 gene encoding serine/arginine repetitive matrix protein 1 has protein sequence MMFTGTNQQQDSRFSDKEKKLLKQMKFSDNLNKRVDMSKVKLDVLRPWISQKITDMLNIEDDVIVEFVYNQLEEEKFPCPKKMQINLTGFLNGKNARVFMEDLWSLLLSAQESETGIPAEFIQQKKDEILKREEDARLLEDGGRGRRSRSRTRDKDDATGKSKAKNVVRQMYKPEPEDYVDEEEKMIEEFIEADVPKESKKLPPTVAPGEAIKNDGKSVAAAPLDKSSRDAAGARRKSVERGKSTERNDRNRRKSRERSRSRTDRRASSRDRRGSRSGRRSPVDRSRKRGSRSPRDKRANDRDRRRSRSSSLSKKENKNGNGNSAALSKLQSKLMNMAEGKKAVKQGGSDSTVGSRSRSRSGSAKPTNRKPTPESRSRSGSKLRSKKSKKGHPGTRSHSSNDSSDSSSSSSEDERKANPTAAAGSKKRNGRNSRSRSRSTSRNRRGDTSRSRSGSSRSVSRGRKQDVDFEIQKKENSVQKKRHYRSNKDSSDSESEAHPNRGPPTSRRRPADGDGPDRGKPGGRSGGGRGDRDRRSLSRGRPREDRGGRNARSRSRSRNRSRSRSPRRRSRSPGRHSTRGNTRDVNFNRRRSPPSRGGGAPGRGPDKDRDREQRDRERDRDRAAAGNASNQQQRYASPSRGRRPDPRDQRTNRERRSGDSGRDRETQNTSKWRRSNEREQHPQQQQQRHQQMGPPASNRYDDRDRNQREAVGNRSSAAGGGARRGSPERNSAERQDRHSNRSSSSLIRGRKTSESPAGSTAQRSTTTKVSNARDSVEIVTDDGGSAERNSRNSADSKGATVVERGHSDEKEERRSGGARKQQPELARKSDEPIVAATVHERSKESSLKSAPIEDVKKHPKHPPVTTSRTARYSQSLSRTPSPFLKPHEREAGLNVSNQRNEKITAVAPTAQKQLVKATKVLTSSSGKQQQQQSSGSEEEDSSGSESDESHEVTKKANRREDGERKQREATAAALKKEKFKRKQDSKAHRGKHRSSSTSSSTSSEEEEEDDDDEDDEPANKSSDESHADKRKSKSKDRRPPKNALKVSSHSADFAHGPADDHRKKFATVAAPPTAKESISRKHRDSPSSADHQHGKKRKPTSTSAEGTREALEESTKVKLKESNSSKVRLAAAASTKGPPAGTAIDERDSSSSSDSERQRKKRRKEKKRQRDASEDGSSSDSESGSKRKKHKKHRKHSKKHKKHKKHKKSSKSSKYRGGSSSSSSDDDGDGGAVRAKKSAPIGGTAINDDLEKQLRERALKSMKKQQSTSD, from the exons ATGATGTTCACT GGAACAAATCAGCAGCAGGACTCCCGGTTCTCGGACAAGGAGAAGAAGCTGTTGAAGCAGATGAAGTTTAGCGACAATCTCAACAAGCGCGTCGACATGTCGAAGGTGAAGCTGGACGTGCTGCGGCCGTGGATTAGCCAGAAAATCACTGACATGCTAAACATCGAGGACGACGTGATCGTTGAGTTCGTGTACAATCAGCTCGAGGAAGAAAAGTTCCCTTGCCCGAAGAAAATGCAGATCAACCTGACCGGCTTTCTGAATGGAAAGAATGCTCGCGTGTTCATGGAGGACTTGTGGTCACTGCTTCTGTCGGCACAAGAATCCGAAACAGGGATACCGGCCGAGTTTATACAgcagaaaaaggacgaaatttTGAAGCGCGAAGAGGACGCCAGGCTGCTGGAAGACGGTGGTCGTGGACGGCGTTCCAGAAGTCGTACTCGCGACAAGGACGATGCGAcgggaaaatcgaaagccaAGAACGTTGTGAGGCAAATGTacaaaccggagccggaagacTATGTTGACGAGGAGGAAAAAATGATTGAAGAGTTCATCGAGGCGGATGTTCCGAAGGAGTCGAAAAAGTTACCACCTACCGTTGCCCCGGGGGAAGCGATCAAGAATGATGGCAAAagtgtggcggcggcacccTTGGACAAAAGTTCCCGAGACGCTGCGGGAGCTCGCCGAAAGTCGGTTGAACGTGGTAAATCGACCGAGCGTAACGATCGAAATCGCCGCAAGTCTCGTGAGCGCTCGCGATCACGGACCGATCGACGGGCATCATCCCGTGATCGGAGGGGTTCGAGATCgggccgccgatcgccggtggaTCGATCGCGTAAACGGGGCAGCCGCTCGCCGAGAGACAAACGTGCAAACGATCGAGATCGGCGACGATCCCGCAGCAGCTCTCTGTCCAAGAAGGAGAACAAAAACG GCAACGGAAATTCAGCTGCTTTGTCCAAACTTCAATCGAAGCTAATGAATATGGCAGAAGGGAAAAAGGCGGTTAAACAAGGTGGCAGTGATTCAACGGTTGGTTCACGTTCTAGAAGCCGATCCGGGTCCGCCAAACCGACCAATAGAAAACCGACTCCCGAAAGTCGCTCACGATCCGGATCGAAGCTCAG GTCcaaaaagtcgaagaaagGCCATCCCGGCACACGATCTCACAGTTCAAACGATTCGTCGGATTCTAGTTCATCCAGCAGCGAGGATGAGCGGAAGGCAAACCCGACTGCCGCGGCTGGCAGTAAGAAGCGCAATGGGCGAAACAGTCGCAGCCGTAGTCGTAGCACGAGCCGCAATCGGCGAGGCGATACGTCACGTAGTCGCTCCGGAAGCAGCCGATCTGTGTCCAGGGGTCGTAAGCAGGACGTCGATTTCGAGAttcaaaagaaagaaaacagcgTCCAGAAGAAGCGCCACTATCGTTCGAACAAGGACTCTTCGGACTCGGAATCGGAGGCGCATCCGAACAGAGGACCGCCAACGTcacgccggcggccggccgatggtgaCGGTCCAGACCGTGGTAAGCCCGGCGGCAGatcgggtggtggtcgggGGGATCGCGATCGACGCTCACTGTCTCGAGGGCGACCTCGTGAAGATCGGGGTGGGCGCAACGCTCGTTCACGGTCTCGCTCTAGAAATCGATCTCGCTCACGATCACCGAGACGTCGATCAAGATCTCCGGGGCGTCATAGTACACGTGGAAATACACG TGATGTTAATTTTAATCGTCGACGATCACCACCATCCCGTGGTGGCGGAGCACCAGGACGAGGACCAGACAAGGACAGGGATCGGGAGCAGCGGGATCGAGAACGAGACCGCGATCGTGCTGCAGCTGGCAACGCATCGAATCAACAGCAACGCTACGCGAGTCCATCGCGAGGCCGTCGTCCCGATCCGCGGGACCAACGTACCAACCGTGAGCGTCGCTCAGGTGACAGTGGTCGCGATCGAGAAACGCAAAACACTTCCAAGTGGCGTCGATCGAACGAACGCGAAcagcatccgcagcagcagcagcaacgtcaCCAGCAAATGGGGCCACCGGCATCCAATCGGTACGACGATCGAGATCGAAACCAACGAGAAGCTGTCGGGAATCGAAGCtcggctgccggtggtggtgctcgcCGCGGAAGTCCAGAACGGAACAGTGCCGAGCGACAAGATAGGCATTCAAACCGAAGTAGTAGCAGTTTGATTCGAGGACGTAAAACTTCCGAAAGTCCCGCCGGATCGACGGCCCAGCGATCCACTACCACCAAGGTTTCGAATGCTCGAGATTCCGTCGAAATCGTGACGGATGACGGTGGTTCAGCCGAGCGTAACAGTCGGAACTCGGCCGATTCAAAAGGAGCTACGGTTGTGGAGCGAGGCCATAGTGATGAAAAGGAGGAACGTCGTTCCGGCGGTGCTCGTAAGCAACAACCGGAATTGGCTAGAAAATCGGACGAACCGATAGTAGCGGCTACCGTTCATGAACGGTCCAAAGAAAGCTCCTTAAAATCGGCCCCGATCGAGGATGTTAAAAAGCATCCAAAGCATCCTCCCGTCACAACTTCTCGCACCGCCCGGTACAGTCAGAGCCTTTCGCGCACACCTTCACCGTTCCTCAAACCACACGAACGTGAAGCCGGTCTTAATGTTTCGAAtcagcgaaacgaaaagattACCGCTGTAGCACCAACGGCCCAGAAACAGCTCGTAAAGGCGACTAAAGTGCTAACAAGTAGCAGTGgcaagcaacaacagcagcagagtTCGGGCAGTGAAGAGGAGGACAGTTCCGGTAGCGAAAGTGACGAATCGCACGAGGTAACTAAAAAAGCGAACCGACGAGAGGACGGCGAACGAAAACAGCGCGAGGCAACCGCGGCAGCACTCAAGAAGGAGAAATTCAAGCGTAAGCAAGATTCGAAGGCGCACCGTGGCAAGCACCGCTCCTCTTCGACGTCCTCTTCGACAAGCagcgaagaggaagaggaggacgacgacgatgaagacgatgaACCAGCGAACAAGTCCTCCGACGAGAGCCATGCCGATAAGCGAAAATCGAAGAGCAAAGACCGACGGCCACCAAAGAACGCTCTTAAAGTGTCATCCCATTCGGCGGACTTTGCGCACGGCCCGGCGGATGATCATCGGAAAAAGTTTGCGACCGTAGCAGCACCACCCACGGCGAAGGAGAGCATTTCAAGAAAGCATCGGGACAGCCCATCATCAGCTGATCACCAGCATGGCAAGAAGCGCAAACCAACGAGCACTTCGGCGGAGGGCACCCGGGAGGCGCTTGAAGAGTccacgaaagtgaaactgaaGGAAAGTAACTCCTCGAAAGTGAGGCTTGCCGCCGCAGCATCGACCAAGGGTCCGCCCGCTGGCACCGCCATCGACGAGCGGGATTCCTCCTCGTCGAGCGATTCAGAGCGCCAGCGCAAGAAGCGTCGCAAGGAGAAAAAGCGTCAGCGGGACGCTTCGGAGGACGGTAGCTCGTCGGACTCGGAGTCGGGTAGCAAGCGCAAGAAGCACAAGAAACACCGGAAGCATtcgaaaaaacacaagaaacacaaaaaacacaagaaatcGAGCAAATCGAGCAAGTACCGTGGGGGCAgctcttcgtcctcttccgacgacgatggtgatggcggtgcggtgcgagcGAAGAAGAgtgcaccgatcggtggtacGGCCATCAATGACGATCTGGAGAAGCAGCTTCGCGAGCGGGCCCTCAAATCGATGAAGAAACAGCAAAGCACTTCCGACTGA
- the LOC131206573 gene encoding small ribosomal subunit protein eS4 produces the protein MARGPKKHLKRLNAPRGWMLDKTGGTFAPRPSTGPHKLRESLPLVIFLRNRLKYALTNTEVTKIVMQRHIKIDGKVRTDPNYPAGFMDVINIEKTGENFRLIYDVKGRFTVHRITPEEAKYKLLKVKRVQIGPKKVPFLLTHDGRTIRYPDPAIHQHDSIQYDIATGKVMEVLKFEPGNLCMITGGRNLGRCGTVILREKHPGSFEIVHVKDTTGHVFATRLSNVFIIGKGTKAFISLPKGKGVKLSISEERDRRLANKAAH, from the exons ATG GCGCGCGGACCGAAGAAACATTTGAAGCGTTTGAATGCTCCCCGAGGATGGATGTTGGACAAAACCGGTGGCACCTTTGCCCCGCGTCCATCCACCGGCCCACACAAGCTGCGCGAATCGCTGCCGCTGGTGATCTTCCTGCGTAACCGCCTGAAGTACGCGCTCACCAACACCGAGGTGACGAAGATCGTGATGCAGCGTCACATCAAGATCGACGGCAAGGTTCGCACCGATCCCAACTACCCGGCCGGATTCATGG ATGTCATTAACATCGAGAAAACCGGTGAAAACTTCCGCCTGATCTATGACGTTAAGGGTCGCTTCACGGTGCATCGCATTACGCCCGAGGAGGCCAAGTACAAGCTGCTGAAGGTGAAGCGCGTCCAGATCGGCCCGAAGAAGGTACCGTTCCTGCTGACGCACGATGGTCGTACGATCCGCTACCCGGATCCGGCCATCCACCAGCACGATTCGATTCAGTACGACATTGCCACCGGCAAGGTGATGGAGGTGCTGAAGTTTGAACCCGGCAATCTGTGCATGATCACCGGCGGAAGGAATTTGGGTCGTTGCGGTACGGTGATCCTGCGCGAAAAGCACCCGGGATCGTTCGAGATTGTGCACGTGAAGGACACGACCGGCCATGTGTTTGCGACGCGTCTCTCGAACGTGTTCATCATTGGCAAGGGCACGAAGGCCTTCATCTCGCTGCCGAAGGGCAAGGGTGTGAAGCTGAGTATTTCGGAGGAGCGCGACCGTCGACTGGCCAACAAGGCTGCCCACTAA
- the LOC131206001 gene encoding trypsin 3A1-like has product MKSLFVVALLIGTCLAGWEEDLYLSKRRLPRDIGLPVPEPGRDGGRIVGGSEVNIANFPYQLSLRQNGAHICGASVISSNYALSAAHCTFPVPPVSAITFRGGSSDRTTGGILFQAAEIINHPSYNDGTLDFDVCVVRITTSFVGANIAAATLAPEGTDYPAGTRTVVSGWGLTSPIGALPINLMAVDVPLISQESCRSSWSLLSVTDNMICASEAGRDACNGDSGGPLTNNGRQIGIVSWGSPLCLGNLPGVYARVAAPAIRAFIRENANV; this is encoded by the exons ATGAAATCGCTGTTCGTCGTTGCGCTACTGATCGGTACCTGTTTGGCCGGTTGGGAAGAAGACCTCTACCTATCGAAACGTCGCCTTCCGCGAGACATTGGGCTGCCAGTTCCTGAACCGGGCCGCGATGGCGGCAGAATTGTCGGTGGTTCCGAGGTGAATATTGCCAACTTCCCGTACCAACTGTCGCTTCGTCAGAATGGAGCCCACATCTGCGGTGCGTCGGTGATTTCGAGCAATTATGCTCTCTCGGCTGCGCACTGTACCTTCCCAGTTCCACCGGTGTCGGCG ATCACTTTCCGTGGAGGAAGCAGTGACCGGACGACGGGAGGAATTCTGTTCCAGGCGGCGGAAATCATCAATCATCCATCGTACAACGATGGCACCTTAGACTTTGATGTGTGCGTCGTCCGTATTACGACGTCATTCGTCGGTGCGAATATCGCGGCCGCTACTCTGGCACCCGAAGGAACCGACTATCCGGCCGGAACGCGTACCGTCGTGTCGGGCTGGGGTCTGACCAGTCCTATTGGCGCTCTGCCGATCAATTTGATGGCGGTCGATGTTCCGCTTATCTCGCAGGAAAGCTGCCGCAGCAGCTGGTCGTTGCTGAGCGTTACCGATAA CATGATCTGTGCCAGTGAAGCGGGCCGTGATGCGTGCAACGGTGACAGTGGTGGCCCACTCACCAACAACGGTCGGCAGATCGGTATCGTTTCCTGGGGATCGCCACTCTGTCTGGGCAACCTGCCAGGAGTTTATGCTCGCGTGGCAGCTCCCGCTATTCGTGCTTTCATTCGCGAGAATGCCAACGTGTAA
- the LOC131215853 gene encoding paternally-expressed gene 3 protein has protein sequence MKLFAALLTVASLAASSFASPVPDCPPSGHVGGYAYPAPTVQLSVGKAINSVSVTPGFSSYSVDGDVKYASVGPSYSAYEASPAYSAYGSSEADLKLTSYEPAVKTVAAVPSVSYAKTAGVVYADKSPAATFASVVPSGISYAKTVAATPAYVAPVSKVYDSSPAYVSNAYLPPAVKTVVSAPASEYSYVASPAVSKYVAGPAVSSYVSTPAVASYVSTPAVSKYVATPAVSSSYVHAAPAVSYSAAAVPVAKVASYAAAPAVSYAAGYVPAAKVAAYSPAATYASYTPAVKVASYAPAASYASSYATTSKLAYAAPASYSYAAPAVAKTVVSAAPAVASYSYGAPSSYSYAAPAVAKTVVSAAPAVASYSYGAPASYSYAAPAVTKTVVSAAPAVASYSYGAPASYSYAAPAVAKTVVSAAPAVASYSYGAPSSYSYAAPAVAKTVVSAAPAVASYSYGAPASYSYAAPAVTKTVVSAAPSYSYAAPAVTKYASAPAVSTAYVSTPTVAKYASAAYAPAVSSYVAPYSAAAYAPAVSKYVSTPAVSSYYATPAVSKVVSTPAYASYVSAPAVAKVATAYGPAVAAYSSGAAVSGYSHGSDYSAYSVSPAVSKVVATPAVAAYSAGPAYSSYSVGPAVSKVVATPAVAAYSAGPAYSAYSTGPVVSKVLTTPAVAAYSAGPAYSAYSVSPAVTKYASSAALAGYATTGSSHGYYAGGPALATAHYGGYRYAAAAPALATAYTAPATVVKTVAPTVVKTVAEKYLEHYDDNARYAFEYGVNDPLTGDIKHQKEERDGDVVRGQYSLVEPDGNVRTVDYYADWATGFHATVTNSRDQVHATKVLGKRDTVKA, from the exons ATGAAG CTTTTCGCTGCCCTTCTGACGGTGGCCAGTCTCGCAGCGTCGAGCTTCGCGAGCCCGGTTCCGGACTGTCCGCCGAGCGGGCATGTCGGCGGCTACGCGTACCCAGCCCCCACCGTCCAGTTGTCGGTCGGTAAGGCCATCAACTCGGTCAGCGTGACGCCCGGTTTCTCGTCCTACTCGGTCGACGGTGACGTCAAGTATGCCTCGGTTGGACCCTCGTACAGTGCGTACGAAGCGTCCCCGGCCTACAGTGCGTACGGTTCGTCCGAAGCCGACCTGAAGCTGACCAGCTACGAGCCGGCCGTGaagacggtggccgccgtaCCCTCGGTGTCTTACGCCAAGACGGCCGGTGTCGTGTACGCGGACAAGTCTCCGGCCGCCACCTTCGCTTCAGTCGTCCCATCTGGCATTAGCTACGCTAAAACGGTAGCCGCCACACCAGCGTACGTCGCCCCGGTCAGCAAGGTATACGACAGTTCGCCTGCCTACGTCTCGAACGCTTATCTTCCGCCAGCGGTCAAGACCGTCGTTTCGGCTCCCGCCAGCGAATACTCGTACGTGGCCAGTCCGGCAGTCAGCAAGTATGTGGCCGGTCCAGCCGTCTCTTCCTATGTCTCTACGCCGGCTGTAGCATCGTACGTGTCCACGCCGGCTGTGAGCAAGTACGTGGCCACTCCGGCCGTTTCCAGCTCGTATGTACATGCCGCGCCCGCCGTCAGCTactcagctgctgctgttccggtCGCCAAGGTAGCCAGCTATGCTGCTGCCCCAGCCGTCAGCTATGCCGCAGGATATGTTCCAGCTGCCAAGGTTGCCGCCTACTCTCCGGCTGCCACTTACGCCAGCTACACTCCGGCTGTGAAGGTTGCTTCCTACGCTCCTGCGGCCAGCTACGCCAGTTCGTACGCTACCACATCGAAGCTGGCTTACGCTGCTCCAGCTTCCTACTCCTATGCTGCTCCGGCCGTCGCCAAGACTGTCGTATCCGCGGCACCGGCTGTGGCTTCGTACTCTTACGGTGCTCCCTCTTCCTACTCCTATGCTGCTCCTGCCGTCGCCAAGACTGTCGTGTCCGCGGCACCGGCTGTGGCTTCGTACTCCTACGGAGCTCCCGCTTCCTATTCCTATGCTGCTCCGGCCGTCACCAAGACTGTCGTATCCGCGGCACCGGCTGTGGCTTCGTACTCTTACGGTGCTCCCGCTTCCTACTCCTATGCTGCTCCGGCCGTCGCTAAGACTGTCGTGTCCGCGGCACCGGCTGTGGCGTCGTACTCTTACGGTGCTCCCTCTTCCTACTCCTATGCTGCTCCGGCCGTCGCCAAGACTGTCGTATCCGCGGCACCGGCTGTGGCTTCGTACTCTTACGGTGCTCCCGCTTCCTATTCCTATGCTGCTCCTGCCGTTACCAAGACTGTCGTGTCCGCGGCACCGTCTTATTCCTATGCTGCTCCGGCTGTTACGAAGTACGCCAGTGCCCCGGCCGTATCGACCGCCTATGTATCTACACCGACGGTTGCCAAGTACGCTAGCGCCGCTTATGCCCCAGCCGTCAGCAGCTACGTAGCACCATACTCGGCCGCTGCCTATGCCCCGGCCGTCAGCAAATACGTGTCCACGCCGGCCGTTTCCTCGTACTACGCCACTCCGGCCGTCTCGAAGGTTGTTTCCACCCCGGCCTACGCTTCGTACGTATCTGCGCCAGCTGTAGCAAAGGTGGCCACTGCCTATGGACCAGCCGTCGCTGCGTACAGCTCCGGTGCCGCTGTCTCCGGATACAGCCACGGTTCGGACTACTCAGCGTACTCGGTTTCCCCGGCCGTCTCGAAGGTTGTCGCTACTCCGGCCGTCGCCGCTTATAGTGCTGGACCGGCTTACTCATCTTACTCCGTCGGTCCGGCCGTTTCCAAGGTCGTTGCCACTCCGGCCGTTGCTGCGTACAGTGCCGGTCCTGCTTACTCGGCGTACTCTACCGGTCCAGTGGTCTCGAAGGTTCTGACGACACCGGCCGTTGCCGCGTACAGTGCTGGTCCAGCGTACTCCGCTTACTCCGTCAGCCCGGCCGTCACGAAGTACGCAAGCTCTGCGGCCCTGGCTGGCTACGCCACGACCGGTTCTTCACACGGATACTACGCCGGCGGTCCCGCGCTTGCGACCGCTCACTACGGTGGTTACCgttacgctgctgctgccccggcCCTGGCCACGGCCTACACTGCTCCGGCCACCGTTGTCAAGACCGTTGCTCCGACCGTCGTTAAAACTGTCGCCGAAAAGTACCTGGAACACTAC GACGATAATGCACGCTACGCTTTCGAGTACGGTGTAAACGATCCGCTGACCGGTGACATCAAGCACCAGAAGGAGGAACGTGATGGAGACGTCGTGCGCGGCCAGTATTCGCTGGTGGAGCCGGACGGTAACGTCCGCACCGTGGACTACTACGCCGACTGGGCCACCGGGTTCCacgccaccgtcaccaacAGCCGGGACCAGGTGCACGCAACGAAAGTGCTAGGCAAGCGCGACACCGTGAAGGCGTAA